The Candidatus Aegiribacteria sp. genomic sequence AATCGGTAGAAGGCATTGATATCAGCGAGTGTATCCCTTTCCGCGCTAAGCGCCCTCAATTCGCTTCCGGTGAACCTGTAGTCCATCTGAAGATTCTTCAATCTTCTTGAGAGTGTATTCGCGCTTACAAGGCTTATAATGAATCCTGCCAGAAGCACACAGGCAAGCACGATAACGGCGGTTCTGAGTGAATTCATTCCGTTCTTGCCTTTCAAATGACAGGATTCGATACAAGGGTTCTTGTCGTGGGCCATACAGCCCTGCTCCCGCGGATGTCAATGTGGACGAATGGGCCATGGGTTGGAATCCATCTATAGGCGGACGCTCCGCCCGTTACAACCTTCCCTTCAACTTCCAGTACCCTTACTATCTCAACAAGATATTCACCATCGTATACATCAACCCGCTTGTTCCGGTCTATGTCGTCCATTAAGTTGTTCGAAGGCCAGCTTTCAATCCATATATCGGCTGCTTTTCCATAAAGATGAAGGCTCTCGTTAGTATCGTTGCCGATAGCCGCATTGTATGCGGGAGATCTAAAACCACTGATATTGTGAATATCGGATGCCTGGGGATAAACTTCCTGTACAGCTGCCAGAATAGCTTCGAGCTTATCGGCAAGCCTGAGATCAAAGGCCATGTATTGCGGGTAACTTCCTTCAACATGACAAAGAAACTGACCAAGGGTCAAATGGGTTGAAATCAATGCCCCGGATGAAGCGGAGTTCAGTTCTATGAAATAGTCCGGAATCCTGTTACGGTTGTTCCCGTTTCCGTAGCTCCCTATCAGACAAGAATTAAGAGTGGCTGTCCTCCATCTGCAGGATTCAACGGGAACTATTACTGTATACTTCTGCACCGCGTCTTCGCTGCTTACGTCAATACTGAAGACACCATGATTCCTGGGAGCTCTCCATCCGAAGGAAGCACCAGCACCATTTGAGGGGTATCCGTTTGTCGCACTCCATCCGGTATTCTCATCCTGTACCGATAATGTCACAGAATCACCGGGCATTACGACAAATGCCAGCCTTTGAGCGGGCAGAGATATTCCATTTACGTGAAGATCAAAAGAAGGCTGCGACGGTGAAGGGTCATCCGAAGTTGAAAAGAGCATCATCCATACAATCAGCCAGTGCATTCTTCCATTATCCTCTCAAATATCTACTGAATCAGCAATACTTCATGTTTTACCAATGAATATACGTCTTCCATCAACAGCTGGAAATGACACTAGTGTCTGTCATCCTCTTCAATAATTCGCGGTGGGTAGTCACTGAATGCCCATGTTATCCCGAAAGAACAGCTTCTATAGTCATCCAGAACATCCTCAAGGTCGAAAATGAATGCAAACCTACCTAAAGTAAACAAGGATTTGATATCCATGGTTCCGCTTGTACTGGTGTCAGCATGCAGAAGTTCCCACGAGATGCCTCCGTGTATCCTTCCGGAAGCTCCCCAGGGCAGTGAGGGCAGCACAACGCCCTGAAAACGAACAGTATCTTTTTTCATTGAAGTTCCGGCATGCAGAAAACCGTAATCGGTACTTATCAGAGATTGAATCCCCCCTTCAAAACCGTTCTTATCAGCTTCCAGCACTATCTCAACAGGATCGATACCGGCAACTCCTACGAATCGCGGATGAGAATCAGGAACAACAGCGATCCCTGCCTGAAAATTGAATATGCCGGTTTCAGCAAGTATTCCGGCCGTGCCCCCCAGTGAAATATCTCCGTCAAGATCGATAATATCGCTTCGGATAACACCCGTCATTCCACAAACAGGATATTCCGTTCGGAGATGAGCTTCCGCGCTTTTGACCGAATCATCAGAAATGCTGACCGAACCTGCGGCTCGGATATCCAACCTGGATATTTCCATTCGATAGTAACCCAGGGCTTCCCAGTATCT encodes the following:
- a CDS encoding DUF882 domain-containing protein, with protein sequence MHWLIVWMMLFSTSDDPSPSQPSFDLHVNGISLPAQRLAFVVMPGDSVTLSVQDENTGWSATNGYPSNGAGASFGWRAPRNHGVFSIDVSSEDAVQKYTVIVPVESCRWRTATLNSCLIGSYGNGNNRNRIPDYFIELNSASSGALISTHLTLGQFLCHVEGSYPQYMAFDLRLADKLEAILAAVQEVYPQASDIHNISGFRSPAYNAAIGNDTNESLHLYGKAADIWIESWPSNNLMDDIDRNKRVDVYDGEYLVEIVRVLEVEGKVVTGGASAYRWIPTHGPFVHIDIRGSRAVWPTTRTLVSNPVI